In Mauremys reevesii isolate NIE-2019 linkage group 14, ASM1616193v1, whole genome shotgun sequence, a single window of DNA contains:
- the PSMB6 gene encoding proteasome subunit beta type-6 has product MAAAALAVSGLRVGPAGGAPDWAGRPLSTGTTIIAVEFDGGVVIGADSRTTTGSYVANRVTDKLTPIHERIFCCRSGSAADTQAIADAVAYQLGFHSIELDEPPLVHTAASLFKEMCYRYREDLMAGIIVAGWDRRKGGQVFAVPMGGMMVRQPFSVGGSGSSYIYGFVDASYKPGMSREECLSFTANALALAMQRDGSSGGVIRLAAITEQGVERQVILGNRLPGFSAP; this is encoded by the exons ATGGCGGCGGCGGCGCTGGCGGTGTCCGGGCTCCGGGTCGGGCCGGCGGGGGGGGCCCCGGACTGGGCGGGGCGGCCCCTGAGCACCGGG acaaCCATCATCGCGGTGGAGTTCGACGGGGGGGTCGTGATCGGCGCCGACTCGCGGACAACCACGGG CTCCTACGTGGCTAATCGAGTGACGGACAAACTGACGCCCATCCACGAGCGCATCTTCTGCTGCCGCTCCGGCTCCGCCGCCGACACCCAGGCCATCGCCGACGCCGTGGCCTATCAGCTGGGCTTCCACAG CATCGAGCTGGACGAGCCGCCCCTGGTGCACACGGCCGCCAGCCTCTTCAAGGAGATGTGTTACCGCTACCGTGAGGACCTCATGGCCGGCATCATCGTCGCCGGCTGGGACAGGCGCAAGGGGGGGCAG GTGTTCGCGGTGCCCATGGGCGGGATGATGGTTCGCCAGCCCTTCTCGGTGGGCGGCTCGGGCAGCTCCTACATCTACGGCTTCGTCGACGCCTCCTACAAGCCGGGCATGAGCCGGGAGGAGTGTCTGAGCTTCACGGCCAATG CGCTGGCGCTGGCCATGCAGCGGGACGGCTCCAGCGGCGGGGTGATCCGGCTGGCCGCCATCACGGAGCAGGGCGTGGAGCGCCAGGTCATCCTGGGCAACCGGCTGCCGGGCTTCTCCGCCCCCTGA